From the Cloeon dipterum chromosome 4, ieCloDipt1.1, whole genome shotgun sequence genome, the window TGTTCAACTCTATGGCCAACATAGCATCCACTGCACTGTACGTCAAAAAGCTCAACATCTGATTGTCTGGGTGGACTAgagctgttaaaaaaataaaaagagatcAGATATATTGCTCAGATGAACTactgaaattttccaaaaggaATACCAAGCTTGCTTTTAGGACTAAGTatatgaattgatttttttatctatctGCTTCctataaaaaagtttattaaaCACGGGCTTGGTGTAAAACggattttactgaaattttgagTATAATAAACTTGTAAttgctttttgaaacattatttaaaatgcgtgAAACTgcaatggaattaaattattttaacatgtatttaatttatggtttggatttttttaaaactttatttaaagaCACTCACACATGGGATGCTGGTCACCAAGGATGCTGTAGATGGTAAACCCTGACTGGTAGCCAACGCAAAGGCGGCCGTCACTGAAAATGTTTAGCGTTTGGGCTTGCGTTGGAAGCAGAACCTCACGCAGCCGCTTGTGTCTGACTTTGGTCCTTGTGATTTCATAAATGATGACTTGCGAGGTGTTTTGCTTCTTGATGGCAACACACAAGCAGTATGTGTTTGCTGCACCAGGTATCTTCTTCATAAGGCCAGTGGTGAAAGAAATGCAGCCTTTTGAGTCGCCCACCTTGACCCACTCAACGTCTGATCCATCCAGTGCCCTCACAGGCACTAGACGCACCTGCCGCTGCTTGCCAGCCAGAACTACTAGCAGCTGCTCCTCAATGATGTACTCCAATTGGAAAATCTTTTTGCCATCGCCCACCCTAGCGATTTCTGCAACAACcacaaaagtatttttattgcattcattatttatcttttgagtATTACCACTCCTGTCCAAGTCTAAACAGAATAGACCCTCTTCAGTGCCCAAGACTAGTCGATCAGGGTCGATTATTGCACCAGACATAGCGTTCTTTATGAAAGCTAAATTATTATCCAAGAGATCCTTTGCCCGGAAAAcctaattgataaaaatttacgaTAAGAGtgcaaagaattaaaaagatGAATACTTACAGTCCTATTGGGAAGATTATTTCGTTTGAGGATGCGGTGAAGTTCGCAGAGAGCAACTACCCATTTGGTCTTCTCGCTTTCAGTATCAGCAAGCATCaaggtttgatttttcattccacTCGATTCCATTAGCGACGTAGTGATCTGAAGGAtagattttattaatacaaTGTCTTTACATGTCTAGGCAGAAATAATTACTCTAAATATGCAGGGTATGTCTTTCTTGGTGGCGTGTATGACATCAGAGTCCCTGACTGAGCTGACAGAAAAATCTTCATCCCTCATGTCCAGGAGCAAAGAAACGTGGACACTGGGCAAAGCATTCCGATCAGGCGAAATATCGTAGAGAAACAGTTTGAAATCGCAGACGACCACAAACTGCCGAATCCAGCCCTTCTTGACTCCACCAGGCTTGGGAACTTTGACGTATCCTTCGTACGCGGTGCCAATTCCTCTGGTCGGATCTATTCCCAGAGGTCTCTTAGCTGTTAGATTAccaccaaataaatatttactatcTATAGCAAGACATGGACAACTTACTTTGATCCGCAGGTACAGGACAAATGGCAGGAACTTTTTCACAACAACCAATATGGCAAGCAAAACCACACACTTCACACACAACGCCTTGTCTGGTTAATCCAACCATTAGGGAGGTGCAGTGGCTGCATTTGGTAGGAGAGGAAAAGGTCCGCACCAAGAATTGATGAGATTTTGGCTTGTAGTGTGTGTCGCCAAGCGTGATCGGACCGATGGAGCGCATCGATGACATACTTCCCATCGGCAACTGTGGCAACATTTTGGAGTCGCTCGGAGAGCTAGGTTCTTGTCCGCGTCTGACCCGCTGCTGTGGAAGAAAAAGGGGGTGGAGGTTGCATTAATTTTGGCTGGAGCGTTAAAGAGGCAAGCGGCACAGCACTGGAGTGAGGGGCGCAAATTATTACTTACAGAGCTCAGGTCTGACAAGTTCGATTTGCTGCTGGTGATGGAAGGCGCTCGGTTGTCCTCGATGTCCCCTTCTTCACTTTCCACGGACCCACCATGTCGAATGGGCGATTCTTTCAGGAAATGATCAAGGTATGAGATTTGCGAAGGTGGCCGGTCCAAAACTGCAAAATCGATATCAACATTAGACAAGCTGAGGTAATGAACAATTATCCAACATCTATTTAAGGAAATTCGACATCTTCAGAATTTATATACAATTTCTGaaccagaaaataaaaactgaaaagcaaaaaactgGCATATTTATCTCTGCTGTAGGAGATaggagcaaaaattcaaagtgtAAAAATGTTCACATAAAATGTGGTTAATGTCAAACTTAAAATCgagaagcaaaattaaaatcgtgcAGACATCTCACAGGTGATCTTGCCACCTTGGGAGCAAACTGGTATTAAAATCGTTTTGCGGGCCCACGGAAATGGAATACAAAATAAAGCTGAAATGTTTCATGAGGTTACATAGCATGGTAAAAAATGTAGATAAGGTAGCAAAATGGTAGAggtcgtaaatatttttggtccaaataaaaaatctcacctTCCAATAGGGACAACATATAGTTGCGAACTCCGTGTGACACTGAGACCCAAAaagatcaaaaataaatttcagaaaaaagaaACCACTCAGAATACAAGAAATCGGAGTGGATTAGTCCTACTTCCGGTCACGAAAAGTGAAATTACGAGTAGTACAAAGAGGACCAAACAAGATGCTTAAGAGTTGAGGAGAGCAACAGACAAGAACAGGAAAatctaataattattgtaaatgaTCACGGGGTCTGCCAGAAATTGAAAACGCCAAATTTAGACATGAGCTCAAAACACATGTTAATAACATCAACTGAGGCTGTTTCTAGAATTAGCATCGGCCACTAGCAGCAAATCGTCAAACCAAATCCAATACTCTCAGGCAAGTCGTTTTCAGTACTTTACCAGAGGAAGTGTGGGTTCTTCCTTGTTTTCGGCTCCAATTAGCAGCTTAGgtgtcagaaataaattttcataaggAGCAGCAGTAACCCCCAAAGGCAGCTTGTTACACCAATAAATATGGGCATTTTGTCTAAGGACATTGAGCAATTCGTATGTTCATCAAAACTGCCCAAACTGTCATGTTAGAagagaagaattttaaatgtgcTTACAAGGACCAAAGGATCAGAgtcaagagaaaataaatagaaaaatatggcCGATTGACTATATccaaaatcttgaatttttggaCGCAACAGACTAGAGTACTTACATCCTTCTCCGGACTCAAGCCGCTGTTGCAACTCCTTCATTTGGATGTCCTTGCGCTTCACTTCCGAAGCAAATGTTTCAAGCCGTTGGAAAGTTTCTCTCAGCTCCCTGAACAAAAGTTTTCACTGATATGAACTTTGGTTTAAATTGTAACCCACTTTTGTGCTGCAATGAGATCAGATCTTGTCTTGCTAAGTTCCTCACTAATTGCCTGTTTGGCTTGGATTTCAGATTGCAAACTACTTTGAAGGTTCAAGAGCTCCATCTTTTCCAGCTTCTGGGACCGCCTATTCCGCCAGCCCTTGTCCTAGTCACATTTCGTTAGAAACTTCCAAGGCGTTCAGCATAAGGCTTACGGAATTGGGTGCTGCACCGCCAGAGTGCTTGAGGAACTCCAACTCTTCAGTCATCTTGGACGCAAGGGCTTGCAAGTAGCTCCTGGCGTCTTTCTCATCACTGACCCATTGAATGATTTCACTGATTTGCGCTTCCCATTGAGCTATTGTCTCTTTCTTGTTCCGCAAATCTTCATAGTCCCTCTGCATTCTATTTATGGTTTCACTTAGCTATTGGGGCGAAAGATGAGAGGTGGCATTCTAATAATGTTGAGATTTCCTACCGTATTAGTATCCTGAATAAGTTTCTTGTTGTCCTCGATGAGGATCAACTTATCTCTCTCGTGAATTCGTTTGATTTCTGATATCGTTTCTTCACTGTCAGTCAGACTCTCTAGACGCGACTTGTCAAACTTGTCTTTAAGAATTTGCACCTCCCGCTCAAGCACTTCCCGTTGAGATTCAACTTCAGCAAGTTGTTCACGCAGATTGCAGCATTCAATGCCGAATCTGCTTTGCTGTGCGGCTAGTTCTTCGTTGTACGTAACTTCCATTCTTTCAAAGTCGGTTTTAATTCTAGAAAAAACGGTGGTTAgtgtttagttttaattatggtGACCTAAATCAAACCTGACAAGTTCCTGAGTGGTTTTGTTTAGGCCAGGAGCGTTGGGATCTCCGCTGATGACAGATCTTTGGCGCAGTTTTTCCATTTCTTCCTCCATCTGTTTGCAGTATTCCTCAGTCCTTTCGCGTAACTTCCTCTCCTTCCCAGCCTCTGCTTGTGCTTCTTCAATTCGAACTTCAAGCTCGCGACGGAGTTTCTCAGCCCGTCGTATGTCCTGTCGTAGTGCGTCCACTTTTTGCATTGCTTGTTCCAGTTCCTCTTCCTTATCCCTAACTTGCCGtgataacttttgtttttgttgacgCAGTTCCGACAGCCTGATCACAAATATCTTTGTGGTTACAGCATCTTGCACATGTTAAGATATAACAAACCTATCTGTAACTTCAGTGTATTCAGTCATTGCCAACTTTCTTTGGCTAAGAGCATCTTTCAGCTccttttcttgaattttaagcTTATCAGTAAAATCCTGTTTTTCCTTTTGTAGTTCTTCCAGCTCTTTCCTAAGCACACTAACAAGCTTGTCCATCTCTTCAGTATCCTTTGAGTTGCTCTGACTGTGGAGCGAAGTCTCTAATTCTAAGAAGgaatattaacaaaaacatagatgacaattattttcaatcaactaACCAGTATTTCTCTCCGTAAGAAGCATAACTTTATCTTGCAGCATGCGGAACTCATCTGCCGACAATTTCACCTCTTCTGACGCTGGCCCAGAGCCCAACTGTAGTCGCTTTTGCAAGCGAGCGTTCTCCTCCTCAAGCTGTGCTATTTTGGCAGACTGATCTGTGCCTGCGACCGCCTGGATTCCGTTGGAAAGCCCAGAGCAGAGGTCTGACAAGGGACTTCCTTGAGTGAATGAGAATCCAACAAAAGGCAGGTGCAGTCCACTGAATGCAGAGTTCGCCTGGGGCGGCACGGCGTCAGATATTCTAATGTCTGTGTCGTCTACATCAAAATTAGAGGTGTCTGTTGGACTAGAGACTTCAGGTATGTAGGGGGCAGTGCTTTCACGAAGCCCTTCCCAATCGATGTTAGCAAACCAGGGATGGGTCTGCAAAATCTAGATTAACCACTGATTGAGCTGAGACGGGTAGAATATTACCTGGAAATCACTTATGCCATGCTGCCCCAATCTGCAATCTGAACTGCAGATGAGCTTCCTCATGAGGTCCTTTGCATTGTCAGAAATTTCACAGCCAGAATCAGTAGGGAAGTCAAAACAGTTCTGCTTGAAACCCTcgttatttattgatttttagagCGCTTGGAAACCTTACTTTGTGGTTCATTATTTTCCCGTATGTTTCCACTAGTGACTCGGCGTAGAAGGGAGTCTCACCATAGATCATTTCGTACATGCAGACGCCAAGGGACCACCAATCACACTCGGGACCATATCGACCCTGCCCATCCTCCATGGCCTAAAgatttaaccaaattaaaaaatttaacatcaaATAAGTTTAGTATTCATACTCTAAGAATTTCCGGTGATATATAATCTGGTGTTCCAACAGCGACATTACTCTGCACTGTACcatcttcaaataatttgaggCAGGATCCAAAATCGGCAAGGCGAATGTGGCCGTTGGCGTCTAATAACACATTGTCTGGTTTGATGTCTCGATGTACGTAACGTAAGGCATGAATGGAGTTGATGGCCAGCACCATCTCAGCAATGTAAAAACGGGCCATGTCCTCTGGAAGACGGTCTTCAAATTTGCTTAACAGTGTGAGTAGGTCGCCGCCACAATAGTAGTCCATCACAAGGTACTGTACAATTCATTGAATTATCAAATGGGGAAAATATGCGCATTGTTATTACTTACTAAGTTGTTGTCATCTTGAAACGCATAGTGAAGGTTTGTTATCCATCTTCGGTCTCCAAAAACTAGCACATCTCTCTCTTCCTATTAATCCAACATTTGAATCGTTACACGCAcaatcaacaattttctctGTACAAACCTGAAAACACGCAGTCTCTGCCCTCTTGAGCATTTCCCACTTATTCAAAATCTTCATGGCATAGACCTTATCAGTGTTTTTCATCTTGACCACACAAACCTCGCCAAACGCGCCTCTTCCTATCACTTTCAGTATTTCAAAATCGTCTCTAGACAATCTTGCACCCTTCACATAAGTTGCACATTTCCGCACTGCAATGAACTCAGAAAAATTAGTCCCAGAGAACCACACTTAATAAACCGGCGAAAATCACCTGATTCTATGAACTCTGATACTGTTTTCTCTCTCCGTAACGACGAATTGCAACATTCGTCGTAAAGCACCAGCAATACGTCCAACAAAGATTCCACCGAGAAACATTTGCCATTCGCCTGGATAGGGCCGCCCAAGAAAACTGCTTCCAGTTCCCGGAGACGGGTCTCCGGTATTCTTGGGTGCTCCTGGCTGGCCATTGCGCTGCTATGCTATCATAAAACTACTGCCAATAAACACCAATGTAAATAGACCGGTCTCCAAGCTAAATCACAGGTGATTACCAGGGAAGAACAGGACACGCATTTTACTTGCTGGCACAAGCCTGTTGTCCCAGTAGCAGGGGAACTGTCATTCCTGTTGCCCCTTTGCTCtaagtctgaaaaaataagaaaatatattttcaactaATTTCCAAACAATTAACTCTTGGgctgagaaaatattttggtggGTGAGATAGTCGAAAATAGCCTGACAAGTGTAATTAGTGAAAATATCTTCACAGGGGGCCCCAGGCTCCAATCCGTGTAATTTATTCGTGCGGATGTGCATTTAAATAAGATGTTCGCAAGAAATTTACATACAAGCGGGCAAATGACGTCGACGCAAATAGGAGGCCGGCGTACTACTATTTCGGACACAAAGAATTATGCCGCCTTTGTGTAAGGCGCATTGGATGCACAGATTAATGACAGGACAGTTATTTACTTGCAGCAGTGATCAACTTGGACGTGACCCCACACCAAAAAAATGGCGGCCACACCTAGCCGACGTTCATTCTCGACGACTTGGAGCCCGTGAAAGGGGTGGGGGACGAGTGAACAGAACGATAATGGTCAGCACGATCTACACTAGTGGTCACCTTAGCGCATCACCAACCCTGTCCTGTACTAAAAGGTCGGGGGTTCGCACACAAGGAGCTATGTTTAGTTGTGTTTGGGACCCGGATATGACATCATATGCATAATGTAATACAAGTACGTATGTACTATGAGTACATACTCGCCTCGTATGCGCGGTTGCTGCTAGAGAATGAGAATAAATCTGGCAACGTGGATTTCCTACTGTCTTTTGTGTCCCGGATACCATTCTCACTTTAAAGTCAAAATACAGGCTTTGCGTACGATAAtcgaaatagtaaaaaattgtattggctcaaatttgactgaaatgtaaaatatatgaaagATTTACATTGATAGAATTGGTCTTGGCGCCTTCtgcgattttaaaatcacgtttttcaagGTCGCTCCAAAGTGAGCGTTTGTTTGACTACCGCGTCATATTGTTCAGATCATGGAGGCTGTAAATATGTAGGTGTTTGCTGTATGGacgataaaatttgtttttctcgcttgtaaaaatcaaatcgcCATCGTCAAACTTTATTATGGATTCCGAGTTGCGAAACCTTCGTTAAGGTGAGTTCGTCACGTTTGCGAATCAGGCTGTGGGTCGACGGTTTGAAAGTGGTGTCCCGACCCGCAATGCTGCTGTGTCTTACTGGGGCTTCgccgaatttttaaacagcaacAGGTGTCTTTAGACGCTAAATCGGCGTTGAAACCCGTCGCAATGCCATCTGATCGCCTAATTTCGGGCTTACTGCGCGTTAGAGCGATTTTAAACCTGTCAGTTAAACGTTCAACCGTGCCCTGTGTGGGCAAACAACAACGCGTCAGCGTAGCAGCAAAACAGTAGCACTTGACAACGAACTGACGAACCTCTCCTCTTGCAGATTCGGCGGCCCAGGTATCGTGCACCGAGCGGAAAATGTCCAGACACAAAATGCGAGAGCGACTCACCAACACTTGAGGAGCGCACAATGACAGAACCGGTCAagaagcgcgcgcgcgtgcaccCGGGAGTCGACGTGGTCAACCAGCCGCAGGAGGACCGCGAACTGGTGGCCCTGCAGGAGCTGCTGCTGAGCCAGTGTCTGTGCTCGCTGCCCGAGGT encodes:
- the gek gene encoding serine/threonine-protein kinase Genghis Khan isoform X1; this encodes MASQEHPRIPETRLRELEAVFLGGPIQANGKCFSVESLLDVLLVLYDECCNSSLRREKTVSEFIESVRKCATYVKGARLSRDDFEILKVIGRGAFGEVCVVKMKNTDKVYAMKILNKWEMLKRAETACFQEERDVLVFGDRRWITNLHYAFQDDNNLYLVMDYYCGGDLLTLLSKFEDRLPEDMARFYIAEMVLAINSIHALRYVHRDIKPDNVLLDANGHIRLADFGSCLKLFEDGTVQSNVAVGTPDYISPEILRAMEDGQGRYGPECDWWSLGVCMYEMIYGETPFYAESLVETYGKIMNHKQNCFDFPTDSGCEISDNAKDLMRKLICSSDCRLGQHGISDFQTHPWFANIDWEGLRESTAPYIPEVSSPTDTSNFDVDDTDIRISDAVPPQANSAFSGLHLPFVGFSFTQGSPLSDLCSGLSNGIQAVAGTDQSAKIAQLEEENARLQKRLQLGSGPASEEVKLSADEFRMLQDKVMLLTERNTELETSLHSQSNSKDTEEMDKLVSVLRKELEELQKEKQDFTDKLKIQEKELKDALSQRKLAMTEYTEVTDRLSELRQQKQKLSRQVRDKEEELEQAMQKVDALRQDIRRAEKLRRELEVRIEEAQAEAGKERKLRERTEEYCKQMEEEMEKLRQRSVISGDPNAPGLNKTTQELVRIKTDFERMEVTYNEELAAQQSRFGIECCNLREQLAEVESQREVLEREVQILKDKFDKSRLESLTDSEETISEIKRIHERDKLILIEDNKKLIQDTNTLSETINRMQRDYEDLRNKKETIAQWEAQISEIIQWVSDEKDARSYLQALASKMTEELEFLKHSGGAAPNSDKGWRNRRSQKLEKMELLNLQSSLQSEIQAKQAISEELSKTRSDLIAAQKELRETFQRLETFASEVKRKDIQMKELQQRLESGEGSANWSRKQGRTHTSSVSHGVRNYMLSLLEVLDRPPSQISYLDHFLKESPIRHGGSVESEEGDIEDNRAPSITSSKSNLSDLSSQRVRRGQEPSSPSDSKMLPQLPMGSMSSMRSIGPITLGDTHYKPKSHQFLVRTFSSPTKCSHCTSLMVGLTRQGVVCEVCGFACHIGCCEKVPAICPVPADQTKRPLGIDPTRGIGTAYEGYVKVPKPGGVKKGWIRQFVVVCDFKLFLYDISPDRNALPSVHVSLLLDMRDEDFSVSSVRDSDVIHATKKDIPCIFRITTSLMESSGMKNQTLMLADTESEKTKWVVALCELHRILKRNNLPNRTVFRAKDLLDNNLAFIKNAMSGAIIDPDRLVLGTEEGLFCLDLDRSEIARVGDGKKIFQLEYIIEEQLLVVLAGKQRQVRLVPVRALDGSDVEWVKVGDSKGCISFTTGLMKKIPGAANTYCLCVAIKKQNTSQVIIYEITRTKVRHKRLREVLLPTQAQTLNIFSDGRLCVGYQSGFTIYSILGDQHPMSLVHPDNQMLSFLTYSAVDAMLAIELNSKEFLLVFQTLAVYVDAQGRKSREKEIMYPAIPLAVSCQGGHLLVYSETHVDVFNVATGDWIQTLNLKKCFPLDTHGSLDMCTVNDMPHMIYICNIHQPGELVNTSQSDLSGRKMPRPKRRFSLREANKSTRTTDRRSKLISAPTNFNHISHMGPGDGIQNQRLLDLPTTLETADHQPLASPQPLATPPRSFHSLGSSTKSLAASHHSDSLKGHPPRLPPQPPPSHNGSSRRSLGPMRPTVTPPSLPRTPDIDSEATSSHLSAGSAGSLHDTSRELGLSGSPRHSIASNNSSNLSTPPSPAHEQDSSYDS
- the gek gene encoding serine/threonine-protein kinase Genghis Khan isoform X4, whose amino-acid sequence is MASQEHPRIPETRLRELEAVFLGGPIQANGKCFSVESLLDVLLVLYDECCNSSLRREKTVSEFIESVRKCATYVKGARLSRDDFEILKVIGRGAFGEVCVVKMKNTDKVYAMKILNKWEMLKRAETACFQEERDVLVFGDRRWITNLHYAFQDDNNLYLVMDYYCGGDLLTLLSKFEDRLPEDMARFYIAEMVLAINSIHALRYVHRDIKPDNVLLDANGHIRLADFGSCLKLFEDGTVQSNVAVGTPDYISPEILRAMEDGQGRYGPECDWWSLGVCMYEMIYGETPFYAESLVETYGKIMNHKQNCFDFPTDSGCEISDNAKDLMRKLICSSDCRLGQHGISDFQTHPWFANIDWEGLRESTAPYIPEVSSPTDTSNFDVDDTDIRISDAVPPQANSAFSGLHLPFVGFSFTQGSPLSDLCSGLSNGIQAVAGTDQSAKIAQLEEENARLQKRLQLGSGPASEEVKLSADEFRMLQDKVMLLTERNTELETSLHSQSNSKDTEEMDKLVSVLRKELEELQKEKQDFTDKLKIQEKELKDALSQRKLAMTEYTEVTDRLSELRQQKQKLSRQVRDKEEELEQAMQKVDALRQDIRRAEKLRRELEVRIEEAQAEAGKERKLRERTEEYCKQMEEEMEKLRQRSVISGDPNAPGLNKTTQELVRIKTDFERMEVTYNEELAAQQSRFGIECCNLREQLAEVESQREVLEREVQILKDKFDKSRLESLTDSEETISEIKRIHERDKLILIEDNKKLIQDTNTLSETINRMQRDYEDLRNKKETIAQWEAQISEIIQWVSDEKDARSYLQALASKMTEELEFLKHSGGAAPNSDKGWRNRRSQKLEKMELLNLQSSLQSEIQAKQAISEELSKTRSDLIAAQKELRETFQRLETFASEVKRKDIQMKELQQRLESGEGSANWSRKQGRTHTSSVSHGVRNYMLSLLEVLDRPPSQISYLDHFLKESPIRHGGSVESEEGDIEDNRAPSITSSKSNLSDLSSQRVRRGQEPSSPSDSKMLPQLPMGSMSSMRSIGPITLGDTHYKPKSHQFLVRTFSSPTKCSHCTSLMVGLTRQGVVCEVCGFACHIGCCEKVPAICPVPADQTKRPLGIDPTRGIGTAYEGYVKVPKPGGVKKGWIRQFVVVCDFKLFLYDISPDRNALPSVHVSLLLDMRDEDFSVSSVRDSDVIHATKKDIPCIFRITTSLMESSGMKNQTLMLADTESEKTKWVVALCELHRILKRNNLPNRTVFRAKDLLDNNLAFIKNAMSGAIIDPDRLVLGTEEGLFCLDLDRSEIARVGDGKKIFQLEYIIEEQLLVVLAGKQRQVRLVPVRALDGSDVEWVKVGDSKGCISFTTGLMKKIPGAANTYCLCVAIKKQNTSQVIIYEITRTKVRHKRLREVLLPTQAQTLNIFSDGRLCVGYQSGFTIYSILGDQHPMSLVHPDNQMLSFLTYSAVDAMLAIELNSKEFLLVFQTLAVYVDAQGRKSREKEIMYPAIPLAVSCQGGHLLVYSETHVDVFNVATGDWIQTLNLKKCFPLDTHGSLDMCTVNDMPHMIYICNIHQPGELVNTSQSDLSGRKMPRPKRRFSLREANKSTRTRSKLISAPTNFNHISHMGPGDGIQNQRLLDLPTTLETADHQPLASPQPLATPPRSFHSLGSSTKSLAASHHSDSLKGHPPRLPPQPPPSHNGSSRRSLGPMRPTVTPPSLPRTPDIDSEATSSHLSAGSAGSLHDTSRELGLSGSPRHSIASNNSSNLSTPPSPAHEQDSSYDS
- the gek gene encoding serine/threonine-protein kinase Genghis Khan isoform X3; the encoded protein is MASQEHPRIPETRLRELEAVFLGGPIQANGKCFSVESLLDVLLVLYDECCNSSLRREKTVSEFIESVRKCATYVKGARLSRDDFEILKVIGRGAFGEVCVVKMKNTDKVYAMKILNKWEMLKRAETACFQEERDVLVFGDRRWITNLHYAFQDDNNLYLVMDYYCGGDLLTLLSKFEDRLPEDMARFYIAEMVLAINSIHALRYVHRDIKPDNVLLDANGHIRLADFGSCLKLFEDGTVQSNVAVGTPDYISPEILRAMEDGQGRYGPECDWWSLGVCMYEMIYGETPFYAESLVETYGKIMNHKQNCFDFPTDSGCEISDNAKDLMRKLICSSDCRLGQHGISDFQTHPWFANIDWEGLRESTAPYIPEVSSPTDTSNFDVDDTDIRISDAVPPQANSAFSGLHLPFVGFSFTQGSPLSDLCSGLSNGIQAVAGTDQSAKIAQLEEENARLQKRLQLGSGPASEEVKLSADEFRMLQDKVMLLTERNTELETSLHSQSNSKDTEEMDKLVSVLRKELEELQKEKQDFTDKLKIQEKELKDALSQRKLAMTEYTEVTDRLSELRQQKQKLSRQVRDKEEELEQAMQKVDALRQDIRRAEKLRRELEVRIEEAQAEAGKERKLRERTEEYCKQMEEEMEKLRQRSVISGDPNAPGLNKTTQELVRIKTDFERMEVTYNEELAAQQSRFGIECCNLREQLAEVESQREVLEREVQILKDKFDKSRLESLTDSEETISEIKRIHERDKLILIEDNKKLIQDTNTLSETINRMQRDYEDLRNKKETIAQWEAQISEIIQWVSDEKDARSYLQALASKMTEELEFLKHSGGAAPNSDKGWRNRRSQKLEKMELLNLQSSLQSEIQAKQAISEELSKTRSDLIAAQKELRETFQRLETFASEVKRKDIQMKELQQRLESGEGSANWSRKQGRTHTSSVSHGVRNYMLSLLEVLDRPPSQISYLDHFLKESPIRHGGSVESEEGDIEDNRAPSITSSKSNLSDLSSRVRRGQEPSSPSDSKMLPQLPMGSMSSMRSIGPITLGDTHYKPKSHQFLVRTFSSPTKCSHCTSLMVGLTRQGVVCEVCGFACHIGCCEKVPAICPVPADQTKRPLGIDPTRGIGTAYEGYVKVPKPGGVKKGWIRQFVVVCDFKLFLYDISPDRNALPSVHVSLLLDMRDEDFSVSSVRDSDVIHATKKDIPCIFRITTSLMESSGMKNQTLMLADTESEKTKWVVALCELHRILKRNNLPNRTVFRAKDLLDNNLAFIKNAMSGAIIDPDRLVLGTEEGLFCLDLDRSEIARVGDGKKIFQLEYIIEEQLLVVLAGKQRQVRLVPVRALDGSDVEWVKVGDSKGCISFTTGLMKKIPGAANTYCLCVAIKKQNTSQVIIYEITRTKVRHKRLREVLLPTQAQTLNIFSDGRLCVGYQSGFTIYSILGDQHPMSLVHPDNQMLSFLTYSAVDAMLAIELNSKEFLLVFQTLAVYVDAQGRKSREKEIMYPAIPLAVSCQGGHLLVYSETHVDVFNVATGDWIQTLNLKKCFPLDTHGSLDMCTVNDMPHMIYICNIHQPGELVNTSQSDLSGRKMPRPKRRFSLREANKSTRTTDRRSKLISAPTNFNHISHMGPGDGIQNQRLLDLPTTLETADHQPLASPQPLATPPRSFHSLGSSTKSLAASHHSDSLKGHPPRLPPQPPPSHNGSSRRSLGPMRPTVTPPSLPRTPDIDSEATSSHLSAGSAGSLHDTSRELGLSGSPRHSIASNNSSNLSTPPSPAHEQDSSYDS